A DNA window from Gemmatimonadaceae bacterium contains the following coding sequences:
- a CDS encoding fused MFS/spermidine synthase, with translation MAKQIARQAQTQTIALPLPPTQRFLPLLLLLFVGSGCAALIYEIVWFQLIELVIGSSAVSLGVLLGTFMGGMCLGSLLLPRFVSPEQHPLRVYAALEAGIGILGLIVLVAVPLVGGVYTATAMGGLAGILWRGLLCAICLLPPTLLMGATLPAIARWVETTPTGVSWLGFFYGSNIAGAVFGCLLAGFYLLRVHDMTTTTVVAVGVNFLVAGVGLALSKRAPHRPAVQAEGANDVPAVPRMNVVYAAIGLSGMSALGAEVVWTRLLSLMLGASVYTFSIILAVFLVGLGFGSSGGAALSRGKSPRAALGWCQLLLTVAIAWSAFMMAKALPYWPINPSLSPSPWITFQVDFLRSLVAVFPAALLWGASFPLAIAAVVGPGQDAGRLVGRVYAANTVGAIIGSVIFSIVVIPQFGTQRAEVLLIAISLVSALVVFASMLRKAPTDLPLRRDARPIESLGRVGMITVVAASIVAVVLAANVPGVPDGLVAYGRFLPTYTTEPKYLYVGEGMNSSIAVSEEESGARNFHVAGKVEASSLPQDMRLQRMLGHISALLVNEPKSVLVVGFGAGVTAGSFVTYPGIKRIVICEIEPLIPKVVSTYFTAQNYNVAHDPRVEIVYDDARHFILTTKEKFDVITSDPIHPWVKGAATLYTKEYFELVKQHLNPGGVVTQWVPLYESFPEVVKSELATFFNVFPDGTVWSNDINGKGYDVLLAGHATPQPINLDSIAARLNRPENARVVQSLNDVGFNSPLALFTTYGGQARDLAPWLVDAQINRDVNLRLQYLAGMGLNTYENATIYDEMLHYRRYPENLFTGSDDARNYLRGQIGGGAP, from the coding sequence ATGGCCAAACAGATCGCCCGCCAGGCGCAGACGCAGACGATCGCGCTGCCCCTTCCGCCGACCCAGCGTTTCCTGCCGTTATTGCTGCTGCTGTTCGTCGGCAGCGGATGCGCGGCGCTCATCTACGAAATCGTCTGGTTTCAGCTGATCGAGCTCGTCATCGGCTCGTCGGCCGTATCGCTCGGCGTGCTGCTCGGCACGTTCATGGGCGGCATGTGTCTCGGCAGCTTGTTGCTGCCGCGATTCGTTTCGCCCGAGCAGCATCCGCTGCGCGTGTATGCGGCACTCGAGGCGGGCATCGGTATTCTCGGATTGATCGTGCTCGTGGCGGTGCCGCTGGTTGGCGGCGTTTACACCGCGACCGCGATGGGCGGGCTCGCCGGCATTCTGTGGCGCGGATTGCTGTGCGCCATCTGCCTCCTTCCGCCGACGCTCCTCATGGGCGCGACGCTGCCGGCGATCGCGCGCTGGGTCGAGACGACGCCAACCGGGGTGTCGTGGCTCGGCTTCTTTTACGGCAGCAACATCGCGGGCGCGGTGTTCGGTTGTCTGCTCGCGGGATTCTATCTGCTCCGCGTGCACGACATGACGACGACGACCGTCGTCGCGGTCGGCGTGAACTTCCTGGTCGCTGGAGTTGGTCTCGCGCTCTCGAAGCGCGCGCCGCATCGGCCGGCGGTGCAGGCGGAGGGCGCGAACGATGTGCCGGCCGTGCCGCGCATGAACGTCGTGTATGCGGCGATCGGGTTGTCGGGAATGTCCGCGCTCGGCGCCGAAGTGGTGTGGACGCGCCTGTTGTCGCTGATGCTCGGTGCGTCGGTCTACACGTTCTCGATCATTCTCGCGGTATTTCTCGTGGGGCTTGGCTTCGGCAGCAGCGGCGGTGCCGCGTTGTCGCGTGGAAAGTCACCGCGTGCCGCGCTCGGGTGGTGCCAGCTGTTGTTGACGGTGGCCATCGCGTGGAGCGCGTTCATGATGGCAAAGGCGCTTCCCTACTGGCCGATCAATCCGTCGCTCAGCCCGAGTCCGTGGATCACGTTCCAGGTTGATTTTCTGCGATCGCTCGTCGCCGTGTTTCCGGCGGCGTTGTTGTGGGGCGCGAGTTTCCCGCTCGCGATCGCCGCGGTGGTCGGACCGGGACAGGACGCGGGCCGTCTGGTTGGTCGCGTGTACGCGGCGAATACCGTCGGCGCGATCATCGGCAGCGTGATCTTCAGCATCGTCGTGATTCCGCAATTCGGTACGCAGCGCGCGGAAGTGCTGCTCATCGCCATCTCGCTCGTGTCCGCGCTCGTGGTGTTCGCGTCGATGCTGCGCAAGGCGCCGACCGATCTTCCGCTCAGGCGCGACGCGCGACCGATCGAATCGCTCGGCCGTGTCGGGATGATCACCGTGGTCGCGGCGTCGATCGTCGCCGTCGTGCTCGCGGCGAACGTGCCCGGAGTTCCCGACGGCCTCGTGGCGTACGGACGCTTTCTGCCGACGTACACGACGGAACCGAAGTACCTCTATGTCGGCGAAGGCATGAACTCGTCGATCGCCGTGTCGGAAGAAGAGAGCGGCGCGCGCAACTTCCACGTCGCGGGCAAAGTCGAGGCGTCGAGCCTTCCGCAGGACATGCGGCTGCAGCGCATGCTCGGCCACATTTCGGCGTTGCTGGTCAACGAGCCCAAGTCGGTGCTCGTCGTGGGATTCGGCGCGGGTGTTACCGCCGGATCCTTCGTGACGTATCCCGGCATCAAGCGCATCGTGATCTGCGAGATCGAACCGCTGATTCCCAAAGTGGTGTCGACGTACTTCACGGCGCAGAACTACAACGTCGCGCACGATCCGCGCGTCGAGATCGTGTACGACGATGCGCGCCATTTCATCCTCACGACGAAAGAAAAGTTCGACGTCATCACCTCGGATCCGATTCATCCCTGGGTGAAGGGCGCGGCGACGTTGTACACGAAGGAGTATTTCGAGCTCGTGAAGCAGCATCTCAATCCGGGCGGCGTCGTCACGCAGTGGGTGCCCTTGTACGAGAGCTTCCCCGAGGTCGTGAAGAGCGAACTGGCAACGTTCTTCAACGTGTTTCCCGACGGCACGGTCTGGAGCAACGACATCAACGGCAAGGGATACGACGTGCTGCTCGCGGGACACGCGACGCCGCAACCGATCAATCTCGATTCGATCGCGGCTCGGCTGAACCGTCCGGAGAATGCGCGCGTGGTGCAGTCGCTGAACGACGTGGGCTTCAACTCACCGCTGGCGCTCTTCACGACGTACGGTGGCCAGGCGCGCGATCTGGCGCCGTGGCTCGTCGATGCGCAGATCAATCGCGATGTGAACCTGCGCCTGCAATATCTCGCCGGCATGGGACTCAACACGTACGAGAACGCGACGATCTACGACGAGATGCTGCACTACCGCCGGTATCCGGAGAATCTTTTCACGGGCTCGGATGACGCGCGCAATTATCTGCGCGGACAGATCGGCGGAGGCGCGCCGTGA
- a CDS encoding peroxiredoxin family protein produces MHSLIRTAFRSAVALSLVAGVRAGAQTQAGQAAAAMPAIGQAAPDFSATATDSTGKAIPVSLSALHGKVVVLAFYPLDRSGGCTAELSKFRDDYKSLFGEGVVVLPASVDSLGSHASWAKDAHFPFAMIADTKSELATKFGSQSPNPARPYFRRTVFVIGKDGKIAYTDGRFNPLAQDGYDKLAAEIKKAKGE; encoded by the coding sequence ATGCATTCGCTCATCCGCACGGCCTTCCGCTCGGCGGTCGCGCTGTCACTCGTCGCCGGCGTTCGCGCCGGTGCGCAGACTCAAGCCGGCCAGGCCGCTGCCGCCATGCCGGCAATCGGACAGGCCGCGCCGGATTTCTCGGCGACCGCAACCGACTCGACCGGCAAAGCGATTCCGGTCTCGCTCTCCGCACTGCACGGCAAGGTCGTCGTCCTCGCGTTCTATCCGCTCGATCGCTCCGGCGGATGTACCGCCGAGCTCTCGAAGTTCCGCGATGACTACAAGTCGTTGTTCGGTGAGGGCGTCGTCGTCCTGCCCGCGTCGGTCGACAGCCTCGGCTCACACGCCAGCTGGGCGAAGGATGCGCACTTTCCGTTCGCCATGATCGCCGACACGAAGAGCGAGCTCGCCACGAAGTTCGGCTCGCAGAGTCCGAACCCGGCGCGTCCGTACTTCCGTCGCACCGTGTTCGTGATCGGCAAGGACGGCAAGATCGCGTACACCGACGGACGCTTCAATCCGCTCGCTCAGGACGGCTACGACAAGCTGGCCGCGGAGATCAAGAAGGCGAAAGGCGAGTGA
- a CDS encoding GNAT family N-acetyltransferase: protein MNPPKSRAVRRATPDDAPVLSRFRYAFRSRRHSATEPENDFVARTAQWMRPRLGADSRWRVWLLEDEGKPIGNIWLQMIEKIPNPGVESELYGYISNFYVEPAHRNTGGGSLLLSAALDECRRFHVGSVFLWPSDESRPLYLRNGFAAADRMLLKDMLP, encoded by the coding sequence ATGAATCCGCCAAAGTCTCGCGCCGTTCGCCGCGCTACCCCGGATGACGCCCCCGTGCTGTCACGCTTTCGTTACGCGTTTCGCTCGCGGCGGCATTCGGCGACCGAGCCCGAAAACGATTTCGTCGCACGTACCGCCCAATGGATGCGCCCCCGCCTCGGCGCCGATTCGCGTTGGCGCGTCTGGCTGCTCGAGGACGAGGGAAAGCCGATCGGCAACATCTGGCTGCAGATGATCGAGAAGATCCCGAACCCCGGGGTCGAGTCGGAGCTCTACGGATACATCTCGAACTTCTATGTCGAGCCGGCGCACCGTAATACCGGTGGTGGAAGCCTGCTCTTGTCCGCCGCCCTCGACGAATGCCGCCGCTTTCACGTCGGCAGCGTGTTTCTCTGGCCGTCGGATGAGAGCCGCCCGCTCTATCTGCGCAACGGCTTCGCGGCTGCCGATCGCATGTTGCTGAAGGACATGCTCCCCTGA
- a CDS encoding M56 family metallopeptidase: MITSWMLYAGAISILISIAALAADQGLSARGLPTRWVWAAAALLSVVWPLGSVLRRLFPAPAAVSVLPFTIVVQTPAMIITPSIGARIAALLDRGLAMLWIALSLALLVRLARGVVALERMRAEWKRSRIDGVAVKLSDNVGPAVVGLRTMDVVLPEWIFSLDASLRAIVLRHEEEHRRARDPHLLFGAALAVAAMPWNPLLWLQARRLRLAIEMDCDARVLRAHPSPERYGMLMLTIAQRRSISPAIFAPMMTEPTTQLERRILAMRRSTRKLARLTMYSGGVIAALVLAFASSLQSAGVPLTDQVLRAVQPVLNDVPTVAPRAILARPHTEVLKLDPVVSTSIGGAVAQQGNPAPRYPDMLRTAGVEGSVLVRFYTDGQGVPDLSSLAVVSSSHDLFTNAVKSVLPKWRLAPNASIQSPFLFLMRDKTADQLRTPGHAVVIDGVSSANAIVIVAAPEGTAPGWVVTGRRTDSVVAFPAQPTRVTGEQTYFEFQVEHQATQMPGNAAPRYPDMLRQAKVEGVVLAQFVLNTDGTPDMETFKVLKSTHDLFTQAVKDALPAMRFNPALVGGKPVRQLVQMPFNFNLTKDP, translated from the coding sequence ATGATCACGTCGTGGATGCTCTACGCCGGCGCCATTAGCATACTCATATCGATCGCCGCGCTCGCGGCGGACCAGGGATTGAGCGCGCGCGGCCTGCCGACACGGTGGGTGTGGGCGGCGGCGGCGCTCCTCTCGGTGGTGTGGCCGCTCGGATCGGTGCTGCGGCGATTGTTCCCTGCACCGGCGGCGGTCTCGGTGCTGCCGTTTACGATCGTCGTGCAGACGCCCGCCATGATCATCACGCCGTCGATCGGTGCCCGGATCGCGGCGTTGCTCGATCGCGGGCTCGCGATGCTGTGGATCGCGCTGTCGCTCGCGCTGCTCGTGCGTCTCGCGCGCGGCGTAGTGGCGCTCGAGCGCATGCGTGCCGAATGGAAGCGCAGTCGCATCGACGGTGTCGCGGTGAAGCTGTCGGACAACGTCGGGCCGGCGGTGGTGGGATTGCGCACGATGGACGTCGTGCTCCCCGAATGGATTTTTTCGCTCGACGCGTCGCTGCGCGCGATCGTGCTGCGGCACGAAGAGGAACATCGCCGCGCGCGCGATCCGCATCTGTTGTTCGGCGCCGCCCTGGCCGTCGCGGCGATGCCGTGGAATCCGCTGCTGTGGCTCCAGGCGCGACGTCTTCGGCTGGCGATCGAGATGGACTGTGACGCGCGCGTGCTGCGCGCGCACCCCTCGCCTGAACGGTACGGAATGCTGATGCTCACGATCGCGCAGCGACGGTCGATTTCGCCGGCGATCTTCGCGCCGATGATGACCGAGCCAACCACGCAACTCGAACGGAGGATTCTCGCCATGCGCAGATCGACCCGGAAGCTCGCGCGCCTCACGATGTATTCCGGCGGTGTCATCGCCGCGCTCGTGCTGGCGTTCGCAAGCTCGCTGCAATCGGCCGGCGTGCCGCTCACCGATCAGGTGCTGCGCGCCGTCCAGCCGGTGTTGAACGACGTGCCGACGGTGGCGCCGCGGGCCATATTAGCGCGGCCGCACACCGAAGTGTTGAAGCTCGATCCGGTCGTCTCGACATCCATCGGCGGCGCGGTCGCGCAACAAGGCAACCCCGCGCCGCGCTATCCGGACATGCTGCGTACCGCGGGCGTCGAAGGATCCGTACTCGTTCGGTTCTACACGGACGGACAGGGCGTACCCGATCTGTCGAGTCTCGCCGTCGTCTCCAGCTCGCACGACCTGTTCACGAACGCCGTGAAGAGCGTGCTGCCCAAGTGGCGGCTTGCGCCGAACGCATCCATCCAAAGTCCGTTTCTGTTCCTGATGCGTGACAAGACGGCTGACCAGCTGCGCACACCCGGGCATGCAGTCGTCATCGACGGAGTGTCGTCGGCCAACGCGATCGTCATCGTTGCGGCGCCGGAAGGGACCGCGCCCGGCTGGGTCGTGACTGGTCGTCGCACGGATTCCGTCGTCGCGTTCCCCGCGCAACCCACTCGAGTCACGGGCGAACAGACGTACTTCGAGTTTCAGGTGGAGCACCAAGCAACGCAGATGCCGGGCAACGCTGCACCGCGCTACCCCGACATGTTGCGCCAAGCCAAAGTCGAAGGAGTAGTCTTAGCGCAGTTCGTGCTCAACACCGACGGCACGCCCGACATGGAGACCTTCAAGGTGCTCAAGTCGACGCACGACCTGTTCACGCAAGCGGTGAAGGACGCCTTGCCGGCGATGCGCTTCAATCCCGCGCTGGTCGGCGGCAAGCCGGTGCGTCAACTCGTTCAGATGCCATTCAACTTCAATCTCACGAAGGACCCGTAA
- a CDS encoding PIG-L family deacetylase — MKSSSIGRAAPGVVAALMALVALMALMALGAAELPAQTPDAAHLRELVEGLTVTPRVLIINARPEDEDNRLIAWLSRGRHVETGVLSLTRGESGPNFLGAESGTVLGAVRTQEMLEARHIDGAEQFFTHGYDFGFARDTAEVFKRWNRDSIVGDIVSVIRSFRPHVIVVTSSDSDPRMDGQRAALAGLVADALTSAADTHVYPASVFGMPWRTAKLYHYGTGLVVRTDEFDPVRGKTYDAIALEARAQYRSQGLQDLALPTTPVQLQRVMPAMRDSSIERSIFDGIDTSLVRFVATAPHDVADELPSMAAYGDTARRMLDLRHPASAVAPLSELATLVNHARAVTPWCGHPARSAAPPPTAPAPTCDQATLDLEASLDLARQRVTDALLAAAGVEIDAVADRELIAASDTALVTITVANHGDVPITIGEVAVWGGMSEPHPALIVSPGETTRLDRTVAGLADPHPWWIESRTQDRFPSVMPSLLDGLARGDLLPKNLVVRSGAVPENYRRTSDVSVVVTISGTTVSTSIGPVVFPYADAIVGQQRRPIAGAPDVLLNFGRGLEWVAAQRPVTRDLHVFMRSNTKQPRAFTPSTPLVPKGLRVDSLPRLVVLGPREERDMSIHLRGRSPGEDREAFGLVGKASNGARYFSGFQTIQYANLLPIRVARSSGLWVQPVEITIPTSMSVIYVRGLGDDVPTALKDVGVTVVTVPAEDFLTIDISKVTTIVLGPRALELHHELAAQKTRLFNWVRDGGTLVVSRGDVPTLQWLPFAVSVSHPVAERVTRADAPVVAVEPNARVLSWPNAIRDTDWTQWVGERAQLVPSTVRVRMRSRSRCTISNSPRTETRCWYCAWAKARSCTAR, encoded by the coding sequence ATGAAATCTTCATCCATCGGTCGCGCCGCGCCAGGCGTGGTTGCCGCCCTCATGGCCCTCGTGGCCCTCATGGCCCTCATGGCCCTCGGGGCCGCCGAGCTCCCGGCGCAAACGCCCGATGCCGCCCACCTGCGCGAGCTCGTCGAAGGCCTCACCGTCACGCCCCGCGTTCTCATCATCAACGCACGGCCCGAGGATGAGGACAACCGGCTCATTGCCTGGCTGTCGCGTGGCCGGCACGTCGAGACTGGCGTGCTGTCGCTCACGCGCGGTGAGTCCGGACCGAACTTTCTTGGAGCCGAGTCGGGCACGGTGCTCGGTGCCGTGCGCACGCAGGAGATGCTCGAGGCGCGGCACATCGACGGCGCTGAGCAGTTCTTCACGCACGGCTACGATTTTGGTTTTGCGCGCGATACCGCCGAAGTGTTCAAGCGCTGGAATCGCGACTCGATCGTCGGCGATATCGTCTCGGTCATTCGCTCGTTCCGTCCGCATGTCATCGTCGTCACGTCGAGCGACAGCGACCCGCGCATGGACGGTCAGCGCGCTGCCCTCGCCGGACTGGTCGCCGACGCACTCACCTCTGCTGCCGACACGCATGTCTACCCGGCGTCAGTGTTCGGTATGCCATGGCGTACGGCCAAGCTCTACCACTATGGGACAGGTCTCGTCGTTCGCACCGACGAGTTCGATCCTGTGCGTGGCAAGACGTACGACGCCATCGCGCTCGAGGCGCGCGCGCAATACCGATCGCAGGGTTTGCAAGATCTCGCATTGCCCACGACGCCCGTGCAATTGCAGCGCGTGATGCCCGCGATGCGCGATTCATCCATCGAGCGGTCGATCTTCGACGGAATCGACACGTCGCTCGTGCGCTTCGTGGCAACGGCGCCGCATGACGTCGCCGACGAGTTGCCGAGTATGGCGGCGTATGGTGATACGGCGCGGCGCATGCTCGATCTGCGTCATCCCGCGTCCGCTGTCGCGCCGCTGTCCGAGTTGGCGACCTTGGTGAATCACGCGCGCGCCGTCACGCCGTGGTGCGGACATCCGGCGCGCAGCGCCGCTCCTCCACCGACTGCGCCCGCGCCGACGTGCGATCAGGCGACACTCGACCTCGAGGCATCGTTGGATCTCGCGCGCCAGCGTGTAACGGACGCATTGCTCGCCGCCGCCGGTGTCGAGATCGATGCTGTCGCCGATCGCGAGCTGATTGCGGCAAGCGACACGGCACTCGTCACGATCACGGTGGCGAACCACGGCGACGTGCCGATCACGATCGGCGAGGTGGCGGTGTGGGGCGGGATGAGTGAGCCGCATCCCGCGCTGATCGTTTCGCCTGGCGAAACGACGCGCCTCGATCGCACGGTCGCCGGACTCGCCGATCCGCATCCATGGTGGATCGAGTCGCGCACCCAGGACCGCTTTCCCAGTGTCATGCCGTCACTGCTCGACGGTCTCGCACGCGGCGACCTTCTGCCAAAGAATCTCGTGGTGCGCAGCGGCGCCGTCCCCGAGAACTATCGCCGCACGAGCGACGTCAGCGTCGTCGTCACGATCTCGGGCACGACGGTGAGCACGAGCATCGGCCCCGTCGTCTTTCCCTATGCCGACGCCATCGTCGGTCAGCAGCGGCGTCCGATCGCCGGCGCGCCCGACGTGCTCCTCAACTTTGGCCGCGGCCTCGAGTGGGTTGCCGCGCAAAGGCCGGTCACGCGCGACCTGCACGTCTTCATGCGATCGAACACGAAGCAGCCGCGCGCCTTTACCCCGTCGACGCCGCTGGTACCGAAAGGGCTGCGCGTCGATTCACTGCCGCGGCTCGTTGTGCTTGGTCCTCGCGAAGAACGCGACATGTCCATTCATCTGCGCGGCCGATCCCCGGGCGAAGACCGCGAAGCGTTTGGCCTCGTCGGCAAAGCCTCGAACGGCGCCAGATACTTTTCCGGCTTTCAAACAATTCAATACGCGAATCTTCTGCCCATTCGCGTCGCTCGCAGCTCGGGGCTGTGGGTGCAACCCGTGGAGATCACCATTCCCACGAGCATGAGCGTCATTTACGTCCGCGGGCTGGGCGACGATGTCCCGACGGCGCTCAAGGACGTCGGTGTCACCGTCGTCACCGTGCCCGCGGAAGATTTTCTCACGATCGACATCAGCAAGGTGACGACGATCGTGCTGGGGCCGCGCGCGCTCGAGTTGCATCACGAGCTCGCGGCGCAAAAGACGCGGTTGTTCAACTGGGTGCGCGACGGCGGAACGCTCGTCGTCTCGCGCGGCGACGTGCCCACGCTTCAATGGCTGCCGTTTGCGGTCAGCGTCTCGCACCCGGTTGCCGAGCGGGTCACGCGTGCGGATGCGCCGGTGGTCGCGGTCGAGCCAAACGCGCGAGTGCTGTCATGGCCGAACGCCATTCGCGACACCGATTGGACGCAGTGGGTCGGCGAGCGCGCGCAGCTGGTGCCGTCGACCGTGCGGGTTCGTATGCGAAGCCGCTCGAGATGCACGATCTCAAACAGCCCGAGAACCGAAACGCGCTGCTGGTATTGCGCATGGGCAAAGGCACGCTCGTGTACAGCGCGCTGA
- a CDS encoding BlaI/MecI/CopY family transcriptional regulator has protein sequence MTTSPDEGMDDFVLGDRELDVMGVLWDLGSGTVAEVRDRLPADLAYTTVLTILRNLEAKDFVSHSAEGKAHRYFPRVARRAARRTALTKLVDKLFHGSAEQLVAQLVEDEELSGSDMRRLRALLKAGSPKPRSGGGSKR, from the coding sequence GTGACTACTTCACCGGACGAGGGCATGGACGATTTCGTACTGGGTGACCGCGAGCTCGACGTGATGGGCGTGTTGTGGGACCTGGGCTCGGGCACCGTCGCCGAAGTGCGCGACCGCCTGCCGGCCGATCTCGCGTACACGACGGTGCTCACCATCCTTCGCAATCTCGAGGCGAAGGATTTCGTGTCGCACAGCGCCGAGGGCAAGGCGCACCGCTATTTCCCGCGCGTCGCGCGGCGCGCGGCGCGGCGCACCGCGCTCACCAAGCTCGTCGACAAACTCTTTCACGGCTCCGCCGAGCAGCTCGTGGCGCAGCTCGTCGAAGATGAAGAGTTGTCGGGCAGCGACATGCGCCGGTTGCGCGCGCTGCTCAAGGCCGGGTCGCCGAAGCCCAGAAGCGGGGGAGGATCGAAACGATGA
- a CDS encoding TIGR00730 family Rossman fold protein: MIQSICVFCGSAEGATPVYMDAARTFARAAVRRRLRLVYGGASVGLMGALADAALEAGGTVIGIMPRALVDREIAHRGLTALHVVETMHERKALMAELADAFVALPGGLGTLEELFEVWTWGMLGLHDKPFAMLDVNGYYASLAMFLDHAHREGFIRAAQRGRLIMDDEPERLLARLVAREPNPLTGPS; this comes from the coding sequence ATGATCCAATCGATCTGCGTCTTTTGCGGCTCGGCTGAAGGAGCGACACCGGTGTACATGGACGCCGCGCGAACCTTTGCGCGGGCCGCTGTTCGTCGCCGGCTTCGGCTCGTCTATGGCGGCGCGAGTGTCGGGCTGATGGGCGCCCTCGCCGACGCGGCGCTCGAGGCTGGCGGCACGGTGATCGGCATCATGCCGCGAGCGCTGGTCGATCGCGAGATTGCGCATCGTGGCCTGACGGCCCTGCACGTGGTGGAGACGATGCACGAGCGAAAGGCCTTGATGGCCGAGCTCGCCGATGCGTTCGTGGCATTACCGGGCGGCCTGGGCACTCTCGAAGAGCTCTTCGAGGTGTGGACCTGGGGTATGCTCGGCCTGCACGACAAGCCGTTCGCGATGCTCGACGTGAACGGCTATTACGCGTCGCTCGCGATGTTTCTCGATCACGCGCACCGCGAGGGGTTCATACGCGCCGCGCAACGCGGCCGCCTCATCATGGACGACGAGCCGGAGCGATTGCTCGCCCGGCTCGTCGCGCGTGAGCCGAACCCGCTTACGGGTCCTTCGTGA
- a CDS encoding DEAD/DEAH box helicase produces the protein MNDTTSSSDNSPDSTADGAFLSLGLDPALVAAVASLGYEEPTDIQREAIPPLIAGRDVLGQAATGTGKTAAFALPLLHRIGRFDGDEPAVRGLILVPTRELAMQVAEAVHKYGRQLGIRVLPIYGGQAMQQQLRALKRGVDVVVATPGRALDHIRRRTLRLDAVQMVVLDEADEMLDMGFAEDLDAILGELPEVRQTALFSATMAPAIRAIASRHLKEPELVTIARERVAPGEAPRVREVAYVVQRRHKVPALARVLDMEAPTSAIVFCRTRTEVDELTETLGGRGYRAEALHGGLSQEQRDRVMRRFRDGTSELLVATDVAARGLDIEHVSHVVNFDVPSSPDAYVHRTGRTGRAGREGVAITLAEAREHRLLRNIEQLTKRKISIESVPTVTDLRARRMELTRSSLEELLVGGELDGYRSVVESLAEEYDVLDVAAAAVKLADEAGEPAETNDEEIPNAFVPRRDERPRRDRDREAPRGDRATRAPREERRGEREERPRRGRVRGERSAGGDVARVFVALGRNSGVRPADLVGAIANEAGIDSRSIGAIEIADRFSLVEVPDDAADDVIRALKGTTIRGKKVLARRDRDA, from the coding sequence ATGAACGACACCACCAGCAGCTCCGATAATTCGCCCGACTCGACCGCCGACGGGGCATTCCTCAGTCTCGGACTCGATCCCGCGCTCGTCGCCGCCGTCGCCTCGCTCGGCTACGAAGAACCCACCGACATTCAGCGCGAAGCAATTCCGCCACTCATCGCCGGCCGCGACGTGCTCGGCCAGGCCGCGACCGGAACCGGGAAGACCGCCGCATTCGCCCTGCCGCTGCTGCATCGCATTGGACGATTCGACGGCGATGAACCCGCGGTGCGTGGACTCATCCTCGTGCCCACGCGCGAGCTCGCGATGCAAGTCGCCGAAGCGGTGCACAAATACGGGCGTCAGCTCGGCATTCGCGTATTGCCCATCTACGGCGGTCAGGCAATGCAGCAACAGTTGCGCGCGCTCAAGCGCGGCGTCGACGTCGTCGTCGCCACACCCGGCCGCGCGCTCGACCACATTCGTCGGCGCACCCTGCGCCTGGACGCGGTGCAGATGGTCGTGCTCGACGAAGCCGACGAGATGCTCGACATGGGATTCGCCGAGGACCTCGATGCGATCCTGGGCGAGCTGCCCGAGGTGCGGCAGACCGCGCTCTTCTCGGCCACGATGGCGCCGGCGATTCGCGCGATTGCCAGCCGGCATCTCAAGGAGCCGGAGCTGGTCACGATCGCGCGCGAGCGCGTCGCGCCCGGCGAAGCCCCGCGAGTGAGAGAAGTCGCATACGTCGTGCAACGCCGGCACAAGGTACCGGCGCTCGCGCGCGTTCTCGACATGGAAGCGCCGACGTCGGCCATCGTGTTCTGTCGCACGCGCACCGAAGTCGACGAGCTCACCGAAACCCTCGGCGGCCGGGGATATCGCGCCGAGGCGTTGCACGGCGGCTTGTCGCAGGAGCAGCGCGATCGTGTGATGCGCCGCTTTCGCGATGGCACGTCGGAGCTCCTCGTCGCGACCGACGTCGCGGCGCGCGGACTCGACATCGAGCACGTCTCGCACGTCGTGAACTTCGACGTGCCCTCGTCGCCCGATGCGTACGTGCATCGCACCGGACGCACTGGACGAGCCGGTCGTGAAGGCGTCGCGATCACGCTCGCCGAAGCGCGCGAGCATCGGCTGCTTCGCAACATCGAGCAGCTGACCAAGCGCAAGATCTCGATCGAATCGGTGCCGACCGTCACCGACCTGCGTGCGCGGCGCATGGAGCTGACGCGCTCATCGCTCGAGGAATTGCTCGTCGGCGGCGAACTGGATGGCTATCGCAGCGTCGTCGAGTCGCTTGCTGAAGAGTACGACGTGCTCGACGTCGCGGCCGCGGCGGTGAAGCTGGCGGACGAAGCCGGCGAACCCGCCGAGACGAACGATGAGGAAATTCCAAACGCGTTCGTCCCGCGTCGAGACGAGCGGCCGCGGCGCGATCGTGATCGTGAGGCGCCACGCGGCGATCGTGCGACGCGTGCGCCTCGTGAAGAACGACGCGGCGAGCGAGAGGAGCGGCCGCGCCGCGGTCGTGTGCGCGGTGAGCGAAGCGCCGGCGGTGACGTGGCGCGCGTGTTCGTCGCGCTCGGCCGCAACTCGGGCGTGCGTCCGGCGGACCTCGTCGGCGCGATCGCGAATGAAGCCGGCATCGACTCGCGATCGATTGGCGCAATCGAGATCGCCGATCGGTTTTCATTGGTCGAAGTGCCCGACGACGCCGCGGACGACGTCATTCGGGCACTCAAGGGCACGACCATTCGTGGAAAGAAAGTGCTCGCTCGCCGGGATCGCGACGCGTGA